The genomic segment CCAGTATAGCCGATTTTCTTAACTATAAAAAAATGATCTTAGGAGGTTATAATTTTATGAACAGTAAAGTGTTTAGTTCATTTCAAAAAGTAGGTCCAGCTTTAATGACACCTGTAGCAGCATTACCAATAGCTGCACTATTACTAAGGTTAGGTGTGCTTTGGAACATCGATATTGTAACAGCAGCGGGGGCAGCTATCTTTGACAATTTGGCATTAATATTTGCAATTGGTGTAGCTTTTGGTTTAGCAAAAAACAACCATGGCGCGGCAGCACTTGCAGGAGCAATTAGTTACTTAGTTATCACTAGAGTAGCGCCAGCAGCAGCAGTAAGCTTTGGTGTTGTAGAAGAAGCATATGTGCTTAACAACAACGTACTAGCTGGTATGATTTCTGGTATGATTGGGGGCTTAATGTATAACAAGTATTATAATATTAAGTTGCCAGAATGGTTAGGGTTCTTTGCAGGGAAACGATTCGTTCCCATCGTTACTTCAGTATTTACGATTTTTGTAGGGATGCTCTTTGGAGTACTTTGGCCAATCATTGAAAAAATTATTGGTGGTACGGGCGAATGGATGATGGCTTCTGGATCAGTTGGTGCATTTTTCTTTGGTCTATTAAACAGACTATTAATTCCAACAGGATTACATCATGTTATTAACTCTTTTGTTTGGTTTGTGTTTGGTGAATATAATGGAGCAACAGGAGACCTTAGTAGATTCTTTGCTGGGGACCCAACAGCGGGTACTTACATGACAGGCTTCTTCCCAGTTATGATGTTTGGCTTACCAGCAGTTGCACTTGCAATGTACACTACAGCTAAAAAACAAAATAGAAAAGCAGTAGGCGGTTTGATGTTTTCTGTAGCTTTTACAGCATTCCTTACAGGAATAACTGAACCATTAGAATTTATGTTTATGTTTTTAGCACCAGTACTTTATGGAGTTCATGCAGTTTTAACAGGAGTATCAATGGCAGTATGCCATATGTTAGGTTTATTACATGGATTTGGATTCTCAGCAGGATTTATTGATTATGTTGTTAACTTTAACTTAGCGACTAAACCTGTATTATTGGTTGGTGTAGGCCTTGTATTCGGTGTAATCTACTATGTTATCTTTGTTTTCATAATCAAGAAACTAGACTTACCAACACCAGGAAGAATGGATGACGAAACAGGTAATGAAGAGTTATTGGCTGAAAAAGGTGTTTCTTACATAGCGAAAGAATACCTTCGAGTTCTAGGAGGTAAAGATAATATTCAAGAGATCAATGCTTGTATTACAAGATTAAGATTGACTTTGAAAAATAATGATCTTGTAAAAGAAGAAGATTGTAAAGCATTAGGTGCTAGTGGTATTATTAAACCAAATAAGTATAACATTCAAGTTATCGTTGGTACAAAAGCAGAGCTAATTGCAGACGAAATTAAAAATTTATTATAAT from the Firmicutes bacterium HGW-Firmicutes-1 genome contains:
- a CDS encoding PTS sugar transporter, translating into MNSKVFSSFQKVGPALMTPVAALPIAALLLRLGVLWNIDIVTAAGAAIFDNLALIFAIGVAFGLAKNNHGAAALAGAISYLVITRVAPAAAVSFGVVEEAYVLNNNVLAGMISGMIGGLMYNKYYNIKLPEWLGFFAGKRFVPIVTSVFTIFVGMLFGVLWPIIEKIIGGTGEWMMASGSVGAFFFGLLNRLLIPTGLHHVINSFVWFVFGEYNGATGDLSRFFAGDPTAGTYMTGFFPVMMFGLPAVALAMYTTAKKQNRKAVGGLMFSVAFTAFLTGITEPLEFMFMFLAPVLYGVHAVLTGVSMAVCHMLGLLHGFGFSAGFIDYVVNFNLATKPVLLVGVGLVFGVIYYVIFVFIIKKLDLPTPGRMDDETGNEELLAEKGVSYIAKEYLRVLGGKDNIQEINACITRLRLTLKNNDLVKEEDCKALGASGIIKPNKYNIQVIVGTKAELIADEIKNLL